The Myroides fluvii region AACATACAGAGGGCAACATGACAGTATAGCTACGCAAGACTCACTGAGCATCTCGGCCATCAAGTGGCGTGACTTCTTTCAGGATGAGCAATTGACGAATTTAATAGACAAAGGATTAACGCATAATTTTGATATGCAGAATGCCCTTAAAAATTTAGAAATAGCCGCACAAAAAACAAAACAGGCCAAGTTGGAATGGTTGCCTTCTATAGGTTTAGAAGCAGGGAGTGTAGCCTATCAATATCGCTCTGAGAATTATTATGGTACCCCTTCTACTAATTACTATAAAAATAAAGGAGAAGAGCCACCAACCAATATGTATGTTAACTCTGCACAATACACTTCAGGTTTAGACTTGAGCTGGGAAATCGATATTTGGGGAAAGATCAAAAGTCAAACCGCAGAACAATTGGCGCGTTTTCTGCAAACAGCAGAAGCGAAAAAAGCCATTCAGACCGAACTGATTGCCAAGATAGCACAAGGTTATTACAACCTACTATTATTAGATGCGCAAATGGAGGTAGCACAGACGAATTACGAATTAACAAAAAACACATTAAAGATTGTTGAATTACAACGTGATGCAGGACAGATAACCTCTTTAGCTATCACGCAAACCCGCAATCAAATGTTAGTGGCTAAAGCGCTAATTCCATCCCTAAAGCAACAAATTGCCACGCAGGAAAATGCACTTTCCTTATTGACAGGTCAATTACCAACGAGCATAGTGAGGGAAGTTAAGCTTGCAGATGTTAAACAGGAAGAGCTAGGAAGTATCGGCTTGCCTTTGGCCTTGCTACACTATCGTCCAGATGTGCAAATGGCAGAATTAGAACTAAAAGCAAGAAATGCCGCAGTAGGTGTTGCACAAACCGCTCGATATCCTTCCTTAACGATTAATCTTGAGGGGGGGGTTAACAGCATGCTAGGAGAAAATTGGTTCAATATTCCAGGTTCTCTTTTTGGAAGCTTAATCGGAAAAGTAGCCAATCCTATTTTCAACAAACGCAAGCTAAAAACAGCTTTTGAAGTAGCGAAAATAGAACGCACAAAGAGTGAAATCGACTTTCAAAAAACG contains the following coding sequences:
- a CDS encoding efflux transporter outer membrane subunit, producing the protein MIKKRNTAPLTLVFLLGTSLTLFQACAPQSNYRTPTVDLPETYRGQHDSIATQDSLSISAIKWRDFFQDEQLTNLIDKGLTHNFDMQNALKNLEIAAQKTKQAKLEWLPSIGLEAGSVAYQYRSENYYGTPSTNYYKNKGEEPPTNMYVNSAQYTSGLDLSWEIDIWGKIKSQTAEQLARFLQTAEAKKAIQTELIAKIAQGYYNLLLLDAQMEVAQTNYELTKNTLKIVELQRDAGQITSLAITQTRNQMLVAKALIPSLKQQIATQENALSLLTGQLPTSIVREVKLADVKQEELGSIGLPLALLHYRPDVQMAELELKARNAAVGVAQTARYPSLTINLEGGVNSMLGENWFNIPGSLFGSLIGKVANPIFNKRKLKTAFEVAKIERTKSEIDFQKTVYTAVTEVTDALINLKTSEEQIEIADEQVTTSRLGVKQSNLLFNSGYATYIEVINAQKNMLDNELNLNKLKLNKLQYGVQLYKSLGGGWQ